The Candidatus Koribacter versatilis Ellin345 genome has a segment encoding these proteins:
- a CDS encoding SH3 domain-containing protein, whose product MSGLRFSSIGGGLRSLKVLLPCLFLLFTFACKRGPLKQAEMMYVSVPQANLRDRVSAVYNKVGVVYAGDKVEVLEKQKRFIHVKTKDGRDGWLELRYLAGQDVADGFDKLKTDNAKTIVQAHGTTRAELNIHLTPDREGDHLYQMKEGEKVEVLKKASAPRGGTPKQTVKPIVSKGPVKKADPAAQAEAEKAKTAAVKPTDKLAAEKADEPVPMEDWFLVRNSQGYVGWVLARMVDIDVPLDIAQYAEGQRIMGYFILNKVPDEDKQVAQYLVLMAAPRDGLPYDYDSIRVFSWNLKRHRYETAYRERNLWGVYPVTSGIENFGKEGDEPVFTIQLKDETGRIVPRKYRMIQPVIRRVLLPGQNEKTDPKLARPEPVKKAEGAGKKKKK is encoded by the coding sequence GTGTCTGGCCTACGGTTTTCCTCGATTGGCGGCGGTCTGCGATCGCTGAAGGTTCTCCTGCCCTGTCTGTTTTTGCTTTTCACATTTGCATGTAAGCGCGGGCCGCTGAAGCAGGCCGAGATGATGTACGTCTCGGTGCCGCAGGCGAACCTGCGCGACCGCGTGTCGGCTGTCTATAACAAGGTCGGCGTGGTATATGCGGGGGACAAGGTCGAAGTCCTTGAGAAGCAGAAGCGGTTCATCCATGTGAAGACCAAGGATGGCCGCGATGGATGGCTCGAGTTGCGTTACCTGGCTGGGCAGGACGTGGCGGATGGCTTCGACAAGCTGAAGACCGACAACGCGAAGACGATTGTGCAGGCGCATGGCACGACACGCGCGGAACTGAATATCCACCTGACGCCGGACCGCGAGGGCGACCATCTTTACCAGATGAAAGAGGGCGAGAAGGTCGAAGTTTTGAAGAAGGCGAGCGCGCCGAGGGGCGGCACGCCGAAGCAGACGGTGAAACCGATTGTGTCGAAGGGGCCGGTGAAGAAGGCCGATCCGGCGGCGCAGGCGGAGGCGGAGAAGGCGAAGACCGCAGCGGTGAAGCCGACGGACAAGCTTGCGGCGGAAAAAGCCGACGAGCCTGTACCGATGGAAGATTGGTTCCTGGTGCGGAATTCGCAAGGGTACGTGGGTTGGGTACTGGCGCGGATGGTGGACATTGATGTGCCGCTCGATATCGCGCAGTACGCCGAGGGACAGCGGATCATGGGGTACTTCATCCTGAACAAGGTTCCGGATGAGGACAAACAGGTGGCGCAGTACCTGGTGCTGATGGCGGCTCCGAGAGACGGACTGCCGTACGACTACGATTCGATCCGCGTGTTCAGTTGGAATTTGAAGCGGCATCGATACGAGACGGCGTACCGCGAGCGGAATTTGTGGGGCGTGTATCCGGTGACGTCCGGCATCGAGAACTTTGGTAAGGAAGGCGATGAGCCGGTGTTCACGATCCAGCTAAAAGACGAGACGGGACGGATCGTGCCGCGGAAGTATCGGATGATCCAGCCGGTGATTCGTCGGGTGCTGTTGCCGGGACAGAATGAGAAGACGGATCCGAAGCTGGCGCGGCCTGAGCCGGTGAAGAAGGCGGAAGGCGCGGGGAAGAAAAAGAAGAAGTGA
- a CDS encoding c-type cytochrome codes for MRGFILGVLITLVVLFGGVFLYLKLGMLDIRAAQPISGIEHEMAEMAMDSSVDKQAPHTENPIKPTDDNLMTGAMLYEKNCSLCHGSVADPNHTSPMAQAFYPHVPQIVKRIPGDEDWHLFFVTKYGVRDTGMPAWEKTMKDDDIWRVVTFVKHSDKLSPTVQEMWQTYGTPSGVAPAPAKPAK; via the coding sequence ATGCGTGGATTCATCCTGGGTGTCCTCATCACCCTCGTCGTGCTCTTTGGCGGTGTCTTTCTCTATCTCAAGCTCGGCATGCTCGACATCCGCGCCGCCCAACCCATCAGCGGCATTGAACACGAAATGGCGGAAATGGCCATGGACTCCTCGGTTGACAAACAAGCCCCACACACCGAGAACCCCATCAAGCCCACCGACGACAACCTGATGACCGGCGCCATGCTCTACGAAAAGAACTGCTCCCTCTGCCATGGCAGCGTCGCCGACCCGAATCACACCAGTCCCATGGCCCAGGCCTTCTACCCGCACGTCCCGCAAATCGTCAAACGCATTCCCGGCGATGAAGACTGGCACCTCTTTTTCGTCACCAAGTACGGCGTCCGCGACACCGGCATGCCCGCTTGGGAAAAGACCATGAAAGACGACGACATCTGGCGCGTCGTCACCTTCGTCAAGCACAGCGACAAGCTCTCGCCGACGGTCCAGGAAATGTGGCAAACCTACGGCACCCCCAGCGGCGTAGCCCCCGCCCCCGCCAAACCAGCAAAATAA
- the sucB gene encoding 2-oxoglutarate dehydrogenase, E2 component, dihydrolipoamide succinyltransferase has product MPTDVIMPQMGESIFEGTITKWLKQPGDQVQRDEPLFEISTDKVDAEIPAPAAGILKEIKAQAGQTVQVNTVVAIIDAAGSATTSAPKPAAAAPPKSAPQPDGVSSSAPSTSAPSVPAAGPKTDVVMPQMGESIFEGTITKWLKNVGDTVQRDEPLFEISTDKVDAEIPAPVAGVLSEIKVQAGATVQVNTVVATIGGAAGASARAPQAAAPAPSAPAPAAPAPQAPAAAEPEEEEISASGDRVRTSPLVRKMAKEANVDLGKVRGTGMGGRITKEDIQAFVEKQKTAPTPTPQPQAAQPSAPAPAPSAPVAATPNKFAGTPGAIEPMSVMRKKIADHMVMSKRTSAHVHGVFEVDFTKIVKLREKNKNSFQEKTGLKLTYTPFYARAVAHALRAWPIINASVEGENIHYKKDINLGIAVALDWGLIVPVVKQADGLSFVGLQRAITDLGERARAKKLKPEDVQGGTFTITNPGIFGAKFGMPIISQPQLAILGIGAITKVPMVVTDKDGNDSIAIRSRCHISIGYDHRVIDGAVADQFMVVVRDYLQNWNEPLI; this is encoded by the coding sequence ATGCCTACCGACGTCATCATGCCCCAGATGGGGGAATCGATCTTTGAAGGCACCATCACCAAATGGCTCAAACAACCGGGCGACCAGGTCCAGCGCGACGAGCCCCTCTTCGAAATCTCCACCGATAAAGTCGACGCCGAAATCCCCGCCCCTGCCGCGGGCATCCTGAAAGAAATCAAGGCCCAGGCCGGCCAGACCGTACAGGTCAACACCGTAGTCGCCATCATCGACGCCGCCGGCTCCGCGACCACTTCCGCTCCGAAACCCGCCGCCGCTGCGCCACCGAAATCCGCGCCGCAACCCGATGGCGTAAGCTCCTCTGCCCCGTCAACGAGCGCGCCGAGCGTCCCCGCCGCTGGTCCCAAGACCGACGTCGTAATGCCGCAGATGGGCGAATCCATCTTCGAAGGCACCATCACCAAGTGGCTCAAGAATGTTGGTGACACCGTCCAGCGCGACGAGCCGCTCTTCGAAATCTCCACCGACAAAGTGGACGCCGAGATCCCCGCCCCAGTAGCCGGAGTCCTCAGCGAAATCAAAGTTCAAGCCGGCGCCACCGTCCAGGTCAACACCGTCGTCGCCACCATCGGCGGCGCCGCTGGAGCCAGCGCGCGCGCGCCGCAAGCCGCCGCACCCGCTCCTTCCGCACCTGCTCCCGCAGCCCCCGCGCCACAAGCGCCCGCTGCAGCCGAGCCCGAAGAAGAAGAAATCTCCGCTAGTGGCGATCGCGTCCGCACCAGTCCGTTAGTCCGCAAAATGGCAAAAGAAGCCAACGTAGACCTCGGCAAAGTCCGCGGCACCGGCATGGGTGGACGCATCACCAAGGAAGACATCCAGGCCTTCGTCGAAAAACAAAAGACCGCGCCGACTCCAACGCCGCAGCCGCAAGCCGCGCAACCTTCCGCGCCCGCACCTGCTCCCAGCGCCCCCGTCGCCGCCACACCAAACAAATTCGCGGGCACTCCCGGTGCCATCGAGCCCATGTCGGTCATGCGCAAGAAAATCGCCGACCATATGGTCATGTCGAAGCGCACCAGCGCTCACGTGCATGGCGTCTTCGAGGTCGACTTCACCAAAATCGTGAAGCTCCGCGAGAAAAACAAAAACAGCTTCCAGGAAAAGACAGGCCTCAAGCTTACCTACACGCCGTTCTACGCGCGTGCAGTGGCCCACGCGTTGCGCGCATGGCCCATCATCAACGCCTCCGTCGAAGGCGAGAACATTCACTATAAAAAGGACATCAACCTCGGCATCGCCGTAGCTCTCGACTGGGGCCTCATCGTCCCGGTGGTCAAGCAGGCCGACGGCCTAAGCTTCGTCGGGCTCCAGCGCGCCATCACCGACCTCGGCGAACGCGCCCGCGCCAAAAAGCTCAAACCCGAAGACGTCCAGGGCGGCACCTTCACCATCACCAACCCCGGCATCTTCGGAGCAAAGTTCGGCATGCCGATCATCAGCCAGCCCCAGCTCGCGATCTTAGGCATCGGCGCGATCACGAAAGTCCCCATGGTCGTCACCGACAAAGACGGCAACGACAGCATCGCCATCCGCTCGCGCTGCCACATCTCTATCGGCTACGACCACCGAGTAATCGACGGCGCAGTCGCCGACCAGTTCATGGTCGTAGTACGAGACTACCTCCAGAACTGGAACGAACCGTTAATCTAA